From a single Haloarcula sp. DT43 genomic region:
- a CDS encoding ribbon-helix-helix domain-containing protein codes for MSDYTTVSIPKDLAERVEETIEGTSFSSTSDLVRFLLRSIVVQHQREGELTEAEFQDITDQLRDLGYLE; via the coding sequence ATGTCCGATTACACTACGGTGTCGATTCCGAAGGACCTCGCCGAACGTGTCGAAGAGACAATCGAAGGGACGAGCTTCTCCAGCACCTCGGACCTCGTCCGGTTCCTCCTCCGGAGCATCGTCGTCCAGCACCAGCGGGAGGGGGAGCTGACCGAGGCGGAGTTTCAGGACATCACCGACCAGCTGCGGGACCTCGGCTACCTGGAGTAA
- the ilvN gene encoding acetolactate synthase small subunit has protein sequence MPGPTPDERMRPKGRRNTQGIRVDPEAEVTHEPRQAVLSALVKHRPGVLSEVSALFSRRQFNIESLTVGPTVDEDTARMTILIEEPEPGIDQAKKQLRKLVPVISVSELEGGAVRRELALVKVSGEKPDDVNAVADMYNGQAVDASTDSVTVEITGSKQKIDAAIEAFKQFDVQEIVRTGAAALERGPNTLEKDV, from the coding sequence ATGCCAGGCCCCACGCCGGACGAACGGATGCGCCCGAAGGGCCGACGCAACACGCAGGGTATCCGCGTCGACCCCGAGGCCGAAGTGACCCACGAACCGCGACAGGCAGTGCTGTCGGCCCTGGTCAAACACCGACCGGGCGTCCTCTCGGAGGTGTCGGCGCTGTTCAGCCGCCGGCAGTTCAACATCGAAAGCCTCACTGTCGGGCCAACAGTCGACGAGGACACGGCCCGGATGACGATCCTCATCGAGGAGCCGGAACCGGGGATCGACCAGGCGAAAAAGCAACTGCGGAAGCTCGTGCCCGTCATCTCGGTCAGCGAACTCGAAGGCGGGGCTGTCCGCCGAGAGCTCGCGCTGGTGAAGGTCAGCGGCGAGAAGCCCGACGACGTCAACGCCGTCGCCGACATGTACAACGGGCAGGCCGTCGACGCGTCGACCGACTCCGTCACCGTCGAAATCACGGGCAGCAAGCAGAAGATAGACGCCGCCATCGAGGCGTTCAAGCAGTTCGACGTGCAGGAAATCGTGCGAACCGGGGCCGCCGCACTGGAACGCGGCCCGAACACACTAGAGAAAGATGTCTGA
- the crtD gene encoding carotenoid 3,4-desaturase, producing MSDLSGEGVAVVGGGIGGLSAACYLADAGADVSLLEKNEQLGGRASRLEAEGFRFDMGPSWYLMPDVFERFFAYFGKEPRDYYDLQRLDPHYRIFFKDGDRLDVTGNNDEMREKFEEYEPGAGDAFEEYLATSEHHYETAMNKFVYEDRSELRDWVDLDVMTAAPVGLQLIGSMQGHVEDYFEHPKLQQIMQYTLVFLGGSPKTTPALYNMMSHVDFNLGVYYPDGGLGAVVDGLVELGEELGVTYRTDAEVDEIARRKQGFLVETVHGDTTHPDEVVVNADYAHAERELLPDHERQYDDEYWDDRTYAPSAFLMYMGVEGDVEPLEHHTLVLPTDWDPHFADIFEEPSWPDDPAYYLCVPSKTDDSVAPDGHSNLFVLVPIAPGLHDGDEIRAEYREKVLADIADNTGVDLRDRIVYEKQFAVSDFGERYNATEGTALGLAHTLRQTALLRPNNRSSAVDGLYFTGSFTTPGIGVPMCLISGEHTAKALIEDTA from the coding sequence ATGAGTGACTTGTCCGGTGAAGGCGTGGCTGTCGTCGGCGGCGGCATCGGCGGCCTCTCCGCGGCGTGCTATCTCGCCGACGCTGGGGCCGACGTCTCGCTGCTTGAGAAAAACGAGCAACTCGGCGGCCGCGCCTCCCGGCTCGAGGCCGAGGGGTTCCGGTTCGACATGGGGCCGTCGTGGTACCTGATGCCCGACGTGTTCGAGCGGTTCTTCGCGTACTTCGGCAAGGAGCCACGGGACTACTACGACCTCCAGCGACTCGACCCCCACTACCGCATCTTCTTCAAGGACGGCGACCGCCTCGACGTGACCGGTAACAACGACGAGATGCGCGAGAAGTTCGAGGAGTACGAGCCGGGCGCGGGCGACGCCTTCGAGGAGTACCTCGCCACGAGCGAGCACCACTACGAGACGGCGATGAACAAGTTCGTCTACGAGGACCGCTCGGAGTTGCGCGACTGGGTCGACCTCGACGTGATGACCGCCGCGCCGGTCGGCCTCCAGCTCATCGGGTCGATGCAGGGCCACGTCGAGGACTACTTCGAGCACCCGAAGCTCCAGCAGATAATGCAGTACACGCTCGTGTTCCTCGGCGGCTCGCCGAAGACGACGCCGGCGCTCTATAATATGATGAGCCACGTCGATTTCAACCTCGGCGTCTACTACCCCGACGGCGGCCTCGGCGCGGTCGTCGACGGCCTCGTCGAACTCGGCGAGGAACTGGGCGTCACCTACCGGACCGACGCCGAAGTGGACGAAATCGCCCGCCGCAAGCAGGGGTTTCTGGTCGAGACGGTCCACGGAGACACGACTCACCCCGACGAAGTGGTCGTCAACGCCGACTACGCCCACGCCGAGCGCGAACTCCTGCCCGACCACGAGCGCCAGTACGACGACGAGTACTGGGACGACCGGACCTACGCGCCGTCGGCCTTCCTCATGTACATGGGCGTCGAGGGCGACGTGGAGCCGCTGGAACACCACACGCTCGTCCTCCCCACGGACTGGGACCCGCACTTCGCGGACATCTTCGAGGAGCCGTCCTGGCCCGACGACCCGGCCTACTACCTCTGTGTGCCCTCGAAGACCGACGACAGCGTCGCTCCGGACGGCCACTCGAACCTGTTCGTGCTGGTCCCCATCGCGCCGGGACTGCACGACGGCGACGAGATACGTGCGGAGTACCGCGAGAAGGTGCTGGCCGACATCGCCGACAACACCGGCGTCGACCTGCGCGACCGCATCGTCTACGAGAAGCAGTTCGCCGTCTCGGACTTCGGCGAGCGGTACAACGCCACGGAGGGGACCGCCCTGGGGCTGGCCCACACCCTCCGCCAGACGGCCCTGTTGCGGCCCAACAACCGCTCGTCGGCCGTCGACGGCCTCTACTTCACGGGGTCGTTCACCACGCCCGGCATCGGCGTGCCGATGTGTCTCATCAGCGGCGAACACACCGCGAAGGCGCTCATCGAAGACACCGCCTGA
- a CDS encoding LeuA family protein gives MEATRYRCLCPTTRARRDLRRIEFFQGTLDSTSEITDARIFDTTLRDGEQSPRTSFNYEDKREIAALLDEMGTHVIEAGFPVNSDAEFEAVRDIAESTRVTTCGLARVVEKDIEAALDSGVDMVHTFVSTSDVQLQDSMHATRQEALDTAVDCVEMIKDAGVECMFSPMDATRTDEDFLVEVIEATSAAGADWINIPDTCGVATPRRFYDLIEIVDDCTDAYIDVHTHDDFGLASANAISGFEAGASQAQVSVNGIGERAGNAAYEEVVMALESLYDVDTGIDTTRITELSRIVEEKSDIGVPANKPVVGRNAFSHESGIHAAGVIENSDTFEPGVMTPEMVGATRELVLGKHTGAHSVRERLVDAGYDPTEAEVREVTRRVKEYGAEEQVTMSVLERFAEEIGVSEESEEVRA, from the coding sequence GTGGAAGCGACCAGATACAGGTGCTTATGTCCAACAACGAGGGCACGTCGGGATCTCCGGCGGATCGAGTTCTTCCAGGGCACACTGGATTCCACGTCTGAGATTACAGACGCACGGATTTTCGACACCACGCTGCGCGACGGTGAGCAGTCACCACGCACGTCGTTCAACTACGAGGACAAACGCGAGATAGCCGCGCTGCTCGACGAGATGGGCACCCACGTCATCGAGGCCGGGTTCCCCGTCAACTCCGACGCGGAGTTCGAGGCAGTGCGCGACATCGCCGAGTCCACGCGAGTGACGACCTGCGGGCTGGCGCGTGTGGTCGAGAAAGACATCGAGGCGGCCTTGGATTCGGGTGTGGACATGGTCCACACCTTCGTCTCGACGTCGGACGTACAGTTGCAGGATTCCATGCACGCGACCCGCCAGGAGGCGCTCGACACGGCCGTCGACTGTGTCGAGATGATAAAGGACGCGGGCGTCGAGTGCATGTTCTCGCCGATGGACGCCACGAGGACCGACGAGGACTTCCTCGTCGAGGTCATCGAGGCCACGTCCGCGGCGGGTGCGGACTGGATTAACATCCCGGACACGTGTGGGGTCGCCACGCCGCGGCGGTTCTACGACCTCATCGAAATCGTCGACGACTGCACCGACGCCTACATCGACGTGCACACGCACGACGACTTCGGGCTGGCGTCGGCAAACGCCATCTCCGGCTTCGAGGCCGGCGCCAGCCAGGCGCAGGTGTCGGTCAACGGCATCGGCGAGCGCGCCGGCAACGCGGCTTACGAAGAGGTCGTGATGGCACTGGAGTCGCTGTACGACGTCGACACCGGTATCGACACCACCCGCATCACGGAACTTTCCCGCATCGTCGAGGAGAAATCTGACATCGGGGTGCCGGCGAACAAGCCCGTCGTCGGGCGCAACGCCTTCTCCCACGAGAGCGGCATCCACGCCGCCGGTGTCATCGAGAACTCCGACACGTTCGAGCCGGGCGTCATGACCCCCGAGATGGTCGGGGCCACGCGCGAGCTCGTGCTCGGCAAACACACCGGGGCCCACTCGGTCCGTGAACGGCTCGTCGACGCCGGCTACGACCCGACCGAGGCGGAGGTCCGGGAAGTGACCCGCCGCGTCAAGGAGTACGGCGCGGAGGAGCAGGTCACCATGTCGGTGCTCGAACGGTTCGCCGAGGAAATCGGCGTGAGCGAGGAGAGCGAGGAGGTCCGGGCGTAG
- a CDS encoding Xaa-Pro peptidase family protein produces MEPDLSALDAYLDDAGVDGYLLDADSEVSDQYYLSGFDAPDPFVTLYDGETHLLFPRSLEFGRAKRESRADTVERYVDFDHQGKVEEYGPEEAVSHVLADFLGAYGVESVAVPPRFPLRTADGLRARGVDVTADTDGVVTEIRATKTEAEIDHVRTAQRANEASMAAAESLLEAATIADDDTLELDGETLTSERVKEEIEVTLLRHGCSLDETIVACGADAADPHDRGSGPLAAHEPIIVDIFPQDKATKYHADMTRTFLKGEPSDAVREWYDLTERAMDAAFEALEPGATGADVHDAVCDVYEDAGEPTLRGDERTETGFIHSTGHGVGLDVHELPRLSPTGGELEPGHVVTIEPGLYDPDVGGVRIEDIAVVTPDGYENLTDYEIELVV; encoded by the coding sequence ATGGAACCCGACCTCTCGGCACTGGACGCGTATCTCGACGACGCCGGCGTCGACGGCTACCTCCTCGACGCGGACTCGGAGGTGTCCGACCAGTACTACCTCTCCGGCTTCGACGCCCCAGACCCGTTCGTCACGCTGTACGACGGCGAGACGCACCTCCTGTTCCCGCGGAGCCTGGAGTTCGGCCGGGCCAAGCGCGAGTCCCGCGCCGACACCGTCGAGCGATACGTCGACTTCGACCACCAGGGGAAGGTCGAAGAGTACGGCCCCGAGGAAGCGGTTTCGCACGTCCTCGCCGACTTCCTCGGGGCCTACGGCGTCGAGAGCGTGGCCGTCCCCCCGCGGTTTCCGCTCCGGACCGCGGACGGCCTGCGCGCACGCGGCGTCGACGTGACCGCCGACACCGACGGGGTCGTCACGGAGATACGAGCGACGAAGACCGAGGCGGAAATCGACCACGTCCGGACGGCACAGCGGGCCAACGAGGCGTCGATGGCGGCCGCCGAATCGCTGCTCGAAGCGGCGACGATTGCCGACGACGACACGCTCGAACTCGACGGCGAGACGCTGACCAGCGAGCGCGTGAAAGAGGAAATCGAGGTGACGCTGCTCCGACACGGCTGTTCGCTGGACGAGACCATCGTCGCCTGCGGCGCGGACGCCGCGGACCCCCACGACCGCGGGAGCGGGCCGCTGGCCGCCCACGAGCCAATCATCGTCGACATCTTCCCCCAGGACAAGGCGACGAAGTACCACGCCGACATGACCCGGACGTTCCTGAAAGGCGAGCCCAGCGACGCGGTCCGCGAGTGGTACGACCTGACCGAGCGCGCGATGGACGCGGCGTTCGAGGCGCTGGAACCCGGCGCGACCGGCGCGGACGTCCACGACGCCGTCTGCGACGTGTACGAGGACGCCGGCGAGCCGACGCTGCGCGGCGACGAGCGGACGGAGACAGGCTTCATCCACAGCACGGGCCACGGCGTCGGGCTTGACGTCCACGAGCTTCCCCGGCTGTCGCCGACCGGCGGCGAGCTCGAACCGGGCCACGTCGTCACCATCGAACCCGGCCTCTACGACCCCGATGTCGGCGGCGTCCGCATCGAGGACATCGCCGTCGTCACCCCCGACGGCTACGAGAACCTGACCGACTACGAGATAGAACTGGTCGTCTGA
- the ilvC gene encoding ketol-acid reductoisomerase: MSDEFTTTVYYDDDADVSTLDDETVAVLGYGSQGHAHALNLHESGVDVVVGLREDSASWADAEDAGLRVETPDVAAREADRVVMLVPDTVQPFVYEAIEDELDAGDTLQFAHGFNIHYGQIEPPEDVDVTMVAPKSPGHLVRRTYERGEGTPGLIAVYQDATGDAKEESLAYAKGIGCTRAGVIETTFQEEVETDLFGEQAVLCGGVTEMVKVGFETLVDAGYAPEMAYFECLNELKLIVDLMYEGGHMGMWNSVSDTAEYGGLTRGEEVIDREGMESILEEVQNGEFAREWINENQANRPAYKQYRDAEQHHQIEEVGGRLRELFAWGEDADAEKTEAPADD; the protein is encoded by the coding sequence ATGTCTGACGAATTCACGACGACAGTCTACTACGACGACGACGCCGACGTATCGACACTCGACGACGAGACCGTAGCCGTACTCGGCTACGGGTCACAGGGCCACGCCCACGCGCTGAACCTCCACGAGTCAGGCGTGGACGTGGTCGTCGGCCTCCGGGAGGACTCGGCTTCCTGGGCCGACGCCGAGGACGCCGGCCTCCGTGTCGAGACCCCCGACGTGGCCGCCCGCGAGGCCGATCGCGTCGTCATGCTCGTCCCGGACACGGTCCAGCCGTTCGTGTACGAGGCCATCGAGGACGAACTCGACGCCGGCGACACGCTCCAGTTCGCCCACGGCTTCAACATCCACTACGGCCAGATAGAGCCGCCGGAAGACGTGGACGTGACGATGGTCGCGCCGAAGTCCCCCGGCCACCTCGTGCGCCGGACCTACGAGCGCGGCGAGGGGACGCCCGGCCTCATCGCGGTGTATCAGGACGCGACCGGCGACGCGAAGGAAGAGTCCCTGGCCTACGCGAAGGGCATCGGCTGCACCCGCGCCGGCGTCATCGAGACGACCTTTCAGGAGGAGGTCGAGACGGACCTCTTCGGCGAGCAGGCCGTCCTCTGTGGCGGCGTCACCGAGATGGTCAAGGTCGGCTTCGAGACGCTGGTCGACGCCGGCTACGCGCCGGAGATGGCCTACTTCGAGTGTCTGAACGAGCTCAAGCTCATCGTCGACCTGATGTACGAGGGCGGTCACATGGGGATGTGGAACTCCGTCTCCGACACCGCGGAGTACGGCGGCCTGACCCGCGGCGAGGAGGTCATCGACCGCGAGGGGATGGAGAGCATACTCGAAGAGGTCCAGAACGGCGAGTTCGCCCGCGAGTGGATCAACGAGAACCAGGCCAACCGGCCCGCCTACAAGCAGTACCGCGACGCCGAACAGCACCACCAGATAGAGGAAGTCGGCGGCCGCCTGCGCGAGCTGTTCGCGTGGGGCGAGGACGCCGACGCAGAGAAGACAGAAGCCCCAGCAGATGACTAA
- a CDS encoding prenyltransferase, with the protein MPELPTDRITAVIPPEETLVGYLLRLSRPRFWLYLGGPVIVGVSYAADGPAELFSPLAVALFLYFTLPANVFLYGVNDIFDADVDEHNPKKDEGREVSYRGDSAVTAIVVASGALALPFVLGLPSLGVVALLAWLALSVEYSAPPLRFKTTPFLDSVSNGLYVLPGVVGYAAIEGVAPPATAVAGAWLWAMGMHTFSAIPDIEPDREAGIRTTATFLGESNTYYYCVMCWLTAAFVFTYTHWVFGLLLLVYPGLVFGILGIGVDIDEAYWWYPAINTVVGTVFTLIALWVMLYG; encoded by the coding sequence ATGCCAGAACTCCCGACCGACCGCATCACCGCCGTCATTCCGCCCGAGGAGACGCTCGTGGGCTACCTGCTGCGGCTCTCCCGGCCCCGGTTCTGGCTCTATCTTGGCGGCCCGGTCATCGTCGGCGTCAGCTACGCGGCCGACGGCCCAGCAGAGCTGTTCTCGCCGCTGGCCGTCGCCCTGTTCCTGTATTTCACCCTGCCCGCGAACGTGTTCCTCTACGGCGTCAACGACATCTTCGACGCCGATGTCGACGAGCACAACCCGAAGAAAGACGAGGGCCGCGAGGTGAGCTACCGCGGCGACAGCGCCGTCACGGCCATCGTGGTCGCCAGCGGCGCGCTCGCGTTGCCGTTCGTCCTCGGCCTCCCCTCGCTCGGCGTCGTCGCTCTGCTGGCCTGGCTGGCGCTGTCGGTCGAGTACTCGGCCCCGCCGCTGCGGTTCAAGACGACGCCGTTCCTGGACTCCGTCTCGAACGGCCTGTACGTCCTGCCGGGCGTCGTCGGCTACGCCGCCATCGAAGGGGTAGCCCCGCCGGCGACGGCCGTGGCCGGCGCGTGGCTCTGGGCGATGGGAATGCACACCTTCTCGGCGATTCCGGACATCGAGCCCGACCGCGAGGCCGGCATCCGGACGACGGCGACGTTCCTGGGCGAGTCAAACACCTACTACTACTGCGTGATGTGCTGGCTCACGGCCGCGTTCGTGTTCACCTACACCCACTGGGTGTTCGGCCTGCTACTGCTGGTCTACCCCGGCCTCGTGTTCGGGATTCTCGGCATCGGCGTCGACATCGACGAGGCCTACTGGTGGTACCCCGCAATCAACACCGTCGTCGGCACGGTGTTCACGCTCATCGCCCTGTGGGTGATGCTGTATGGCTGA
- the ilvB gene encoding biosynthetic-type acetolactate synthase large subunit yields the protein MSERASVPKEDESAAESEQEPVTTGAQSVIRALENAGTDYVFGVQGGAIMPVYDALYDSDINHVTMAHEQGASHAADAYGIVTGDPGVCFATSGPGATNLVTGIADANMDSDPVIALTGQVPTEFVGNDAFQETDTVGITQPITKESYFASDPDTVGDDVSEAFALADAGRQGPTLVDLPKDVTQGDTEVEPGTPQTPETYDVPEEADDADVQEAAEALAEADRPVILSGGGVIKANASNALREFAMEYEVPVITTMPGIGSFPEDHELSLEWAGMHGTGYANLAITNTDCMLAIGTRFDDRLTGGVDSFAPDAEVIHVDIDPAEISKNVYADYPLVGDAREVLRQLFDAMPRAPDADEWREQCQEWKSEYPMTYDTPDDEPLKPQYVVETFSDMTPDDTIVCTGVGQHQMWASQFWEYTEPRTWVSSHGLGTMGYGVPAAIGAKLAAPDQEVVCFDGDGSFLMTVQGLSVAVREQLDITYVVLNNEAVGMVRQWQDGFYEGRRMASEYPWIPQFDKLAEAFGARGFTLESHDNVEETIQEAREYDGPSVIDAHIDPGENVFPMVPSGGDNGLFALNEAQLDMI from the coding sequence ATGAGCGAACGCGCATCCGTCCCCAAGGAAGACGAATCGGCGGCAGAATCGGAACAGGAACCGGTCACGACGGGTGCGCAGTCGGTCATCCGCGCCCTGGAAAACGCCGGGACCGACTACGTCTTCGGCGTCCAGGGCGGCGCTATCATGCCGGTCTACGACGCGCTGTACGACTCCGACATCAACCACGTCACGATGGCCCACGAGCAGGGGGCCTCCCACGCCGCGGACGCGTACGGCATCGTCACCGGCGACCCCGGCGTCTGTTTCGCCACGTCTGGGCCCGGGGCGACGAACCTCGTGACCGGCATCGCCGACGCCAACATGGACTCGGACCCGGTCATCGCCCTGACCGGCCAGGTCCCGACGGAGTTCGTCGGCAACGACGCCTTCCAAGAGACCGACACGGTGGGCATCACCCAGCCTATCACGAAGGAGAGCTACTTCGCTTCCGACCCGGACACCGTCGGCGACGACGTCAGCGAGGCGTTCGCGCTCGCCGACGCCGGCCGGCAGGGGCCGACGCTCGTCGACCTGCCCAAGGACGTGACCCAGGGCGACACCGAGGTCGAACCCGGCACGCCACAGACGCCGGAGACCTACGACGTGCCCGAAGAGGCCGACGACGCGGATGTCCAGGAGGCCGCCGAGGCGCTTGCCGAAGCCGACCGGCCGGTCATCCTCTCGGGCGGCGGCGTCATCAAGGCCAACGCCTCGAACGCGCTCCGGGAGTTCGCCATGGAGTACGAGGTTCCGGTCATCACGACGATGCCCGGCATCGGCTCCTTCCCCGAGGACCACGAACTCTCGCTGGAGTGGGCCGGGATGCACGGCACCGGCTACGCCAACCTGGCGATTACCAACACCGACTGCATGCTGGCCATCGGGACGCGCTTCGACGACCGCCTGACCGGCGGCGTCGACTCCTTTGCCCCGGACGCGGAGGTCATCCACGTCGACATCGACCCCGCCGAAATCAGCAAGAACGTCTACGCCGACTACCCGCTGGTCGGGGACGCCCGCGAAGTGCTCCGCCAGCTGTTCGACGCGATGCCGCGCGCGCCCGACGCCGACGAGTGGCGCGAGCAGTGCCAGGAGTGGAAGTCGGAGTACCCGATGACCTACGACACGCCCGACGACGAGCCGCTCAAGCCCCAGTACGTCGTCGAGACGTTCTCCGACATGACGCCGGACGACACCATCGTCTGTACCGGCGTCGGCCAGCACCAGATGTGGGCCTCCCAGTTCTGGGAGTACACCGAGCCCCGGACGTGGGTGTCCTCGCACGGGCTGGGGACGATGGGCTACGGCGTGCCCGCCGCCATCGGCGCGAAACTGGCCGCCCCGGACCAGGAGGTCGTCTGCTTCGACGGCGACGGCTCGTTCCTGATGACCGTCCAGGGCCTCTCGGTCGCGGTGCGCGAGCAGCTCGATATCACCTACGTCGTCCTCAACAACGAGGCGGTCGGGATGGTTCGCCAGTGGCAGGACGGCTTCTACGAGGGCCGCCGGATGGCCTCGGAGTACCCGTGGATTCCGCAGTTCGACAAGCTCGCCGAGGCCTTCGGCGCGCGCGGGTTCACGCTCGAATCCCACGACAACGTCGAGGAAACGATACAGGAAGCACGCGAGTACGACGGGCCGAGCGTCATCGACGCTCACATCGACCCCGGGGAGAACGTCTTCCCGATGGTCCCGAGCGGCGGCGACAACGGCCTGTTCGCGCTCAACGAAGCCCAGCTGGACATGATATAA
- a CDS encoding DUF5779 family protein has translation MSDFEGLDLQAVEDQMDDGRDGAGSNRVVLGVLDGSEPPEQWLNTVESGSVLVLDVEGDLNELAAGFARPVREAGGELMHFRGFLVVTPPGVSIDSERLD, from the coding sequence ATGAGCGATTTCGAGGGGCTGGACCTGCAGGCCGTCGAGGACCAGATGGACGATGGCCGCGACGGCGCGGGCAGCAACCGGGTCGTCCTGGGCGTCCTCGACGGGTCGGAACCGCCCGAACAGTGGCTGAACACAGTCGAGAGCGGGTCCGTGCTGGTCCTCGACGTCGAGGGCGACCTGAACGAACTCGCCGCGGGGTTCGCCAGGCCGGTCCGCGAGGCCGGCGGCGAACTGATGCACTTCCGGGGTTTTCTCGTCGTGACGCCGCCGGGCGTCAGCATCGACTCCGAGCGGCTGGACTGA
- the cruF gene encoding bisanhydrobacterioruberin hydratase: MADGGDRTIAGWTIPETKADATARFDRFVTANRFTIAVVFPLVGAVTLLASAEGVLPDPLAFNPYFVLFGTVVMRLPLVAGVFPLVDRRAGLALVALTLYSYGIELVGVRTGWPYGEFAYGVDLGPMLLGEVPVGLPVFFFPLVLNAYLLVLLLLGDRAASTAVRLVATLSTVMLVDLVLDPGAVAIGFWAYEAPQFYGVPWQNYAGWLLSGSVAVLLFDLGFDRSGLRQRLEACPFMLDDLVSFVLLWGGINLFYANWVPVGLAALLGAGLLWTDRFDFDLSETRLGRAVWR, translated from the coding sequence ATGGCTGACGGCGGCGACCGGACGATAGCGGGGTGGACGATACCGGAGACGAAGGCCGACGCGACCGCGCGGTTCGACCGGTTCGTCACCGCGAACCGCTTCACCATCGCCGTCGTCTTTCCGCTCGTGGGCGCAGTGACGCTGCTCGCCAGCGCCGAGGGAGTCCTCCCGGACCCGCTCGCGTTCAACCCCTACTTCGTCCTCTTCGGAACGGTCGTGATGCGCCTGCCACTCGTGGCCGGCGTCTTCCCGCTCGTGGACCGTCGGGCCGGACTGGCGCTGGTCGCGCTGACGCTGTACTCCTACGGCATCGAACTCGTCGGCGTCCGGACCGGCTGGCCCTACGGCGAGTTCGCCTACGGCGTCGACCTCGGCCCGATGCTGCTGGGCGAGGTACCGGTCGGGCTCCCGGTCTTCTTCTTCCCGCTGGTCCTGAACGCCTACCTGCTCGTCCTGCTGTTGCTCGGCGACCGGGCGGCGTCGACGGCGGTGCGGCTGGTGGCGACGCTCTCGACGGTCATGCTCGTCGACCTCGTGCTCGACCCCGGGGCCGTCGCCATCGGCTTCTGGGCCTACGAGGCCCCGCAGTTCTACGGCGTCCCGTGGCAGAACTACGCCGGCTGGCTCCTGTCGGGGTCGGTCGCCGTCCTGCTGTTCGACCTCGGGTTCGACCGGTCGGGGCTCCGACAGCGCCTCGAAGCGTGTCCGTTCATGCTCGACGACCTGGTGAGTTTCGTCCTGCTGTGGGGCGGTATCAACCTCTTCTACGCGAACTGGGTGCCGGTCGGCCTGGCCGCCCTGCTGGGGGCCGGCCTCCTCTGGACCGACCGCTTCGACTTCGACCTCTCCGAGACGCGGCTCGGGCGCGCTGTCTGGCGGTAA
- a CDS encoding VOC family protein has translation MLSSPAWLTLEVKYPDRATAFYEAFLELDVRSETPEEAVLAAGDTELRLRAPGPVPRGGLHTHYALTVPERQYDGWYDRLDERFDLVEHTFGDARSLYFYDPAGNCVELGERAVDGDGVSGLFELVLEVEDLPSAVEFYRTLGFEVVDDGREEGRVRLSTGELDLELWSPRLGIADARGGVHVDFGVVAEDPKSTARDVADDALAVTSVEDGVRIRDPDGHYLTLVSA, from the coding sequence ATGCTCTCCTCGCCCGCCTGGCTCACGCTGGAGGTGAAGTACCCGGACCGCGCGACGGCGTTCTACGAGGCCTTCCTGGAACTGGACGTGCGGTCCGAGACGCCCGAGGAAGCCGTGCTCGCGGCCGGCGACACGGAACTCAGGCTCCGCGCGCCGGGACCGGTCCCGCGGGGCGGGCTTCACACCCACTACGCGCTGACGGTTCCCGAGCGGCAGTACGACGGCTGGTACGACCGACTGGACGAGCGCTTCGACCTGGTCGAACACACCTTCGGCGACGCCCGGTCGCTGTACTTCTACGACCCGGCGGGCAACTGCGTCGAACTCGGCGAGCGGGCGGTCGACGGCGACGGCGTCAGCGGCCTGTTCGAACTCGTCCTCGAAGTCGAGGACCTGCCGTCGGCCGTCGAGTTCTACCGCACGCTGGGGTTCGAGGTGGTCGACGACGGCCGCGAGGAGGGCCGCGTGCGGCTGTCGACCGGCGAACTGGACCTGGAACTCTGGTCGCCGCGGCTTGGCATCGCCGACGCTCGCGGCGGCGTCCACGTCGACTTCGGCGTGGTCGCCGAAGACCCGAAATCGACGGCCCGGGACGTCGCCGACGACGCGCTCGCGGTCACGTCGGTCGAGGACGGCGTCCGAATCAGGGACCCGGACGGCCACTACCTGACGCTGGTGTCGGCCTGA